A DNA window from Augochlora pura isolate Apur16 chromosome 9, APUR_v2.2.1, whole genome shotgun sequence contains the following coding sequences:
- the LOC144475338 gene encoding endoribonuclease LACTB2 isoform X1, with protein MKPLVDLPAIARLSKNVIRILGCNPGAMTLQGTNTYLVGTGPKRILIDSGEPGTADAYIKVLSQVLKDEQATVEHLVITHWHIDHIGGANAVQKMLNNMSPPGNSTIWKLPRSPEDNGPSEEEKITNWQPLQDKQIVEVEGAKITVEHTPGHATDHASLLLQDEEILFSGDCILGERTAVFEDLLTYIESLKKILSLKPKVIYPGHGSVILDPENSINFYIQHRLKREAAILDILKKHSKSSTLSEMDIVKHIYSDTSQIMWEAAAYNVLMHLNKLVKEGRVQGEKGKWQIL; from the exons ATGAAGCCTCTAGTCGATTTACCTGCTATAGCGAGATTGTCGAAAAATGTGATACGAATTTTGGGATGCAATCCAGGTGCCATGACATTACAAGGTACGAATACATACCTCGTAGGAACTGGACCTAA ACGCATATTAATCGATTCTGGAGAACCAGGAACTGCTGATGcatatataaaagtattatcTCAGGTTTTAAAAGATGAGCAGGCTACAGTAGAACATTTAGTTATCACTCATTGGCATATAGATCACATTGGTGGGGCAAATGCGGTtcagaaaatgttaaataacatGAGCCCTCCTGGGAACAGTACTATATGGAAACTACCTAGATCTCCAGAGGATAATGGTCCCAGTgaagaggaaaaaattactaactGGCAACCATTACAAGATAAACAAATAGTGGAAGTAGAAGGTGCCAAGATCACAGTTGAGCATACACCTGGACATGCCACAGACCATGCTAGCCTTTTACTCCAGGATGAAGAGATATTGTTCAGCGGAGACTGTATTCTTGGAGAGAGGACAGCTGTGTTCGAGGACCTACTTACTTACATAGAGTCTTTGAAAAAGATTTTGTCATTGAAACCTAAGGTGATTTACCCGGGTCATGGGTCGGTCATACTAGACCctgaaaatagtattaatttttatattcagcATAGACTGAAAAGAGAAGCAGCAATTTTAGACATTCTGAAGAAGCATTCCAAGAGCAGTACTTTATCTGAAATGGATATTGTGAAGCATATATACTCG GACACGTCGCAGATTATGTGGGAAGCTGCAGCCTACAATGTATTAATGCACCTGAATAAATTGGTGAAAGAAGGCAGAGTACAGGGTGAGAAGGGAAAGTggcaaattttataa
- the LOC144475338 gene encoding endoribonuclease LACTB2 isoform X2, with protein MQSRCHDITRRILIDSGEPGTADAYIKVLSQVLKDEQATVEHLVITHWHIDHIGGANAVQKMLNNMSPPGNSTIWKLPRSPEDNGPSEEEKITNWQPLQDKQIVEVEGAKITVEHTPGHATDHASLLLQDEEILFSGDCILGERTAVFEDLLTYIESLKKILSLKPKVIYPGHGSVILDPENSINFYIQHRLKREAAILDILKKHSKSSTLSEMDIVKHIYSDTSQIMWEAAAYNVLMHLNKLVKEGRVQGEKGKWQIL; from the exons ATGCAATCCAGGTGCCATGACATTACAAG ACGCATATTAATCGATTCTGGAGAACCAGGAACTGCTGATGcatatataaaagtattatcTCAGGTTTTAAAAGATGAGCAGGCTACAGTAGAACATTTAGTTATCACTCATTGGCATATAGATCACATTGGTGGGGCAAATGCGGTtcagaaaatgttaaataacatGAGCCCTCCTGGGAACAGTACTATATGGAAACTACCTAGATCTCCAGAGGATAATGGTCCCAGTgaagaggaaaaaattactaactGGCAACCATTACAAGATAAACAAATAGTGGAAGTAGAAGGTGCCAAGATCACAGTTGAGCATACACCTGGACATGCCACAGACCATGCTAGCCTTTTACTCCAGGATGAAGAGATATTGTTCAGCGGAGACTGTATTCTTGGAGAGAGGACAGCTGTGTTCGAGGACCTACTTACTTACATAGAGTCTTTGAAAAAGATTTTGTCATTGAAACCTAAGGTGATTTACCCGGGTCATGGGTCGGTCATACTAGACCctgaaaatagtattaatttttatattcagcATAGACTGAAAAGAGAAGCAGCAATTTTAGACATTCTGAAGAAGCATTCCAAGAGCAGTACTTTATCTGAAATGGATATTGTGAAGCATATATACTCG GACACGTCGCAGATTATGTGGGAAGCTGCAGCCTACAATGTATTAATGCACCTGAATAAATTGGTGAAAGAAGGCAGAGTACAGGGTGAGAAGGGAAAGTggcaaattttataa